The following coding sequences lie in one Desulforegula conservatrix Mb1Pa genomic window:
- a CDS encoding flavodoxin family protein, translating to MNVILVNGSPHAKGCTYTALEEVAETLNKEGIETQIFQVGTKPLAGCIACKKCAETGRCAFSDVVNKFVDLAVHADGFIFGSPVHYAAASGAMTSFMDRVFYSNMMSGRNAFYLKPAAAVLSARRAGTTAAFDQLNKYFTISEMPVVSSKYWNMVHGMEPQDVKKDLEGLQIMRTLARNMAWLLKCKEAGRNAGVALPVKEEVVRTNFIRE from the coding sequence ATGAATGTAATTCTTGTAAATGGCAGCCCACACGCAAAAGGCTGTACCTACACGGCTCTTGAAGAAGTAGCAGAAACGCTGAACAAAGAGGGAATCGAAACACAAATTTTTCAGGTTGGGACAAAGCCTCTGGCTGGCTGCATAGCCTGCAAAAAATGTGCGGAAACCGGACGATGCGCTTTTTCTGACGTGGTCAACAAGTTCGTTGATCTCGCAGTTCATGCGGATGGATTCATCTTTGGATCTCCTGTGCATTATGCGGCCGCAAGCGGTGCCATGACATCCTTCATGGATCGGGTGTTTTATTCGAATATGATGTCAGGCAGAAACGCGTTTTACTTGAAGCCTGCGGCGGCGGTTCTGTCAGCAAGAAGAGCCGGTACAACCGCCGCATTTGACCAGCTCAACAAATACTTCACCATATCCGAGATGCCCGTCGTCTCATCAAAGTACTGGAATATGGTTCACGGAATGGAGCCTCAAGATGTAAAAAAAGACCTGGAAGGGCTCCAGATAATGCGTACGCTGGCAAGGAATATGGCATGGCTACTGAAATGCAAGGAAGCCGGAAGAAACGCAGGAGTTGCGCTCCCGGTTAAAGAAGAGGTCGTAAGAACCAATTTTATTCGGGAATGA
- a CDS encoding DUF2339 domain-containing protein → MNELALILGIIGLCVGAWLFGFHGAVSGGVLGFLLGSVIDLRDRVRKLEQERDTRQQASSVKSFEMSAKPEQPYPEPVQTAPHTYDSFKDKEVITETEPDAHAESDIADNLGTVASAAIPEANETRIQDALFAAAKDETVLAIKPDPEKTPPGEGKIAKLIGYIRAFFTTGNVVVKVGIIILFFGVAFLLKYAADHSILPIEVRLCGVAAAGIGLLVFGWKMRVEKRAFGLSLQGGGIGILYLTVFSAVKLYALIPPFLAMSLMISFVILSGFIAVIQDAKALAVLASAGGFLAPVLVSSGGGSHVMLFLYYLLLNAGVLGIAWFKSWRELNLTGFAFTFVISAIWGINYYIPENFATTEPFLLLFFIMYASISVLFAFRQPPDLKGYVDGALVFGLPLVAFGLQSGLVRQFEYGIAISSLCLAAFYVFLAIWLWSRKIEQIRMLTEAFLAIGVVFATLAIPFAFDRQWIAASWGLEGASMVWIGLRQKRCIARSFGLFLQICAGFTLFTGFHHYYGYNQGDEWFILNTRCFNSIIMAMAGLFSGFFYNYYSDRLYKWERWFHGIAGMWGTLWWFGGGLSEIDRHIYQNKTSARLIFMALSSGAFTILRRPLDWVFLSLPPVILMPWMFFVLLADLVAGVTHPFSEYGLIAWVSAVISHFYVLHVLDTDWKQRFAYFWHTSGFVILVVVASWEVAWLADYLIKGSDVWKLAGWLGVPGITILFLIKYGEHDEWPKEQFRKAYFSTGCCLIASMLGMFFLWACHNDGNASPLSYFPVLNPADILQLFVVIVLLVWSRAITVERMPMPSFPVFRPGGLVFFSAAAAFILLNVIVARCVHVWADVYYSFHNLTASFVFQASISILWTFSALCIMSLASRKGIRKLWFVGAWLLCAVVIKLFFVDLGGRGTGERIISFIAVGVLMLVIGFLSPLPPSVDSEKDSGEGSVT, encoded by the coding sequence TATGCGTGGGCGCCTGGCTTTTCGGTTTTCATGGCGCAGTCAGCGGTGGTGTTCTTGGATTCCTTCTTGGCTCAGTTATTGATCTCAGGGATAGGGTCAGGAAGCTTGAGCAGGAAAGGGACACCCGCCAGCAAGCTTCTTCAGTAAAATCCTTTGAAATGTCAGCCAAGCCGGAACAGCCATACCCTGAACCTGTCCAAACAGCACCGCATACTTATGATTCATTTAAAGATAAAGAAGTAATAACTGAAACAGAGCCTGATGCTCATGCTGAATCAGATATTGCAGATAATCTCGGAACAGTAGCTTCTGCGGCCATTCCAGAAGCTAACGAGACCAGAATCCAGGATGCTTTGTTTGCTGCAGCCAAAGACGAAACAGTTTTGGCTATTAAACCAGACCCAGAAAAAACTCCTCCGGGCGAGGGTAAAATTGCCAAACTAATCGGTTATATCAGGGCTTTTTTCACAACCGGCAATGTCGTGGTCAAGGTCGGAATAATAATCCTCTTCTTTGGAGTCGCGTTCCTACTGAAATACGCCGCTGATCACAGTATTCTGCCTATAGAGGTGAGGCTCTGCGGAGTCGCTGCTGCTGGTATTGGTCTTCTTGTTTTCGGATGGAAAATGAGGGTGGAAAAGCGGGCCTTCGGACTTTCCCTCCAGGGCGGAGGTATCGGCATTCTTTATTTGACGGTCTTTTCGGCTGTTAAGCTTTATGCTCTGATCCCTCCATTTCTTGCCATGAGTCTTATGATTTCTTTCGTGATTCTTTCAGGATTCATCGCAGTTATTCAGGATGCAAAGGCTCTTGCTGTTCTTGCTTCTGCCGGAGGTTTTCTTGCGCCAGTTCTTGTTTCAAGTGGTGGCGGCAGCCATGTCATGCTGTTTTTATATTATCTGCTTTTGAATGCGGGCGTGCTTGGAATTGCCTGGTTCAAGTCCTGGCGGGAGCTTAATCTCACAGGTTTTGCCTTCACCTTTGTTATCAGCGCAATCTGGGGTATAAATTATTACATACCTGAAAATTTTGCCACGACCGAGCCTTTCCTTCTCCTGTTTTTTATCATGTATGCTTCAATCTCAGTCCTTTTTGCATTTCGTCAGCCTCCTGATCTTAAAGGCTATGTTGACGGCGCTCTTGTTTTCGGGCTTCCACTTGTTGCATTCGGCCTTCAAAGCGGCCTTGTCAGGCAGTTTGAATATGGAATAGCCATAAGCTCTCTTTGTCTTGCTGCATTTTATGTATTCCTTGCAATATGGCTGTGGAGCAGAAAAATCGAGCAGATCAGAATGCTTACAGAAGCATTTCTTGCCATCGGAGTCGTATTTGCTACCCTTGCAATTCCCTTTGCGTTTGACAGGCAGTGGATCGCCGCATCATGGGGGCTTGAAGGCGCTTCCATGGTCTGGATAGGACTCAGGCAGAAAAGATGCATTGCCAGATCCTTTGGTCTTTTTCTCCAGATATGTGCAGGATTTACTCTTTTCACCGGGTTTCATCATTATTATGGCTATAACCAGGGGGATGAGTGGTTTATCCTTAATACCAGATGTTTCAACAGCATCATAATGGCTATGGCCGGACTTTTTTCAGGGTTTTTCTATAATTATTATTCTGACAGGCTTTATAAATGGGAAAGATGGTTTCATGGAATCGCTGGTATGTGGGGAACTCTCTGGTGGTTCGGAGGCGGGCTGTCTGAAATAGACAGACATATTTATCAGAACAAAACTTCCGCCAGACTGATTTTCATGGCCCTGTCTTCCGGCGCTTTCACAATTTTAAGAAGGCCCCTTGATTGGGTATTTCTTTCCTTGCCTCCTGTAATTCTGATGCCCTGGATGTTCTTTGTCCTGCTTGCTGACCTGGTAGCGGGAGTTACTCATCCATTTTCTGAATATGGGCTGATTGCATGGGTTTCAGCTGTTATTTCCCATTTTTATGTTCTTCATGTTTTGGATACTGACTGGAAGCAAAGGTTCGCTTATTTCTGGCACACTTCAGGCTTTGTGATTCTTGTTGTCGTGGCTTCTTGGGAAGTCGCCTGGCTTGCCGATTATCTAATAAAAGGTTCGGATGTCTGGAAACTTGCAGGATGGCTTGGAGTGCCAGGTATCACGATTCTTTTTTTGATAAAATATGGAGAACACGATGAATGGCCAAAAGAGCAGTTCAGAAAAGCTTATTTTTCAACTGGTTGCTGCCTGATTGCTTCAATGCTTGGAATGTTTTTTCTATGGGCATGCCATAATGACGGAAATGCTTCTCCTCTTTCATATTTTCCGGTTTTAAATCCTGCTGATATCCTGCAGCTATTTGTGGTTATCGTGCTCCTTGTCTGGTCAAGGGCAATAACTGTGGAAAGAATGCCTATGCCTTCATTCCCTGTTTTCAGGCCGGGCGGCCTCGTTTTTTTTAGCGCTGCGGCAGCTTTTATTCTGCTGAACGTGATTGTCGCAAGGTGTGTTCATGTCTGGGCTGATGTTTATTACAGCTTTCATAATCTGACAGCATCTTTTGTTTTTCAGGCTTCCATTTCCATATTATGGACCTTTTCAGCGCTATGCATAATGTCTCTTGCTTCAAGAAAAGGAATTCGGAAATTATGGTTTGTCGGCGCCTGGCTGCTTTGCGCTGTTGTTATCAAATTATTTTTTGTCGATCTCGGTGGCAGAGGAACAGGGGAGAGAATCATATCTTTCATTGCGGTAGGTGTTCTCATGCTTGTGATAGGCTTTCTTTCGCCGCTTCCTCCATCTGTTGATTCAGAAAAGGATTCCGGGGAAGGTTCTGTTACTTAA
- a CDS encoding acetyl-CoA hydrolase/transferase C-terminal domain-containing protein, producing the protein MIKINKEPRYFTDPDEMADYIVQKTGKEIAFGTQLALGKPNNIVNALFRKAKNDPGIKLKIMTALSLETPVSSSELEHRMLGPIIERIWGGYVPLEYAAAARTGNLPPNVEVSEFFCKAGAFMGNDYMQQNYISTNYTFAARDVIAQGANVVGALIGKKEVSGNTKISLGCNGDTTIDLIDLLRKKERETRMNSCVVAEVNSTLPFMYGDALGDPSMFDAVLENPSIETRLFSIPREAVSTVDYMIGLNSSALIQDDGTIQIGIGSLGDAVATALIARQNRNSAYIDILERSGVLENSAQIIEKWGATGVFEKGLYGSTEMFVDGLLQLYKNGIMKRRCYDNIHIQKLVNDGIGENGAVTPSLLCGLVQNGAIGKMLSTDDFDMLVEYGIFKKGLTFESGHITTDSGCYEADLENPENFKKIAENCLGNKLEKGVWIHAGFYAGPQDFYDTIRDMSEEERMQINMTSVLNVNQLYSNNRYSSSELRVLQRKNSRFINTGLMVTLLGAVVSDGLENGKVISGVGGQYNFVSMAHALDDARGIIMIRSTRGEGRNIASNIVFNYGHTTIPRHLRDVVVTEYGIADIRSKSDSEIIQALLNIADSRFQETLLSQAKKARKVPAGYIIPERFRNNTPEKLEKIIAPSRNAGLFPAFPFGTDFTEEEIVLGKSLREFKANAKENRLSTAGGIIGSWFSAPPSGAGRYLERLKLDRPKSMREKLMQKVVVNALQLSGAI; encoded by the coding sequence ATGATAAAAATAAACAAAGAACCTCGTTATTTTACCGATCCGGATGAAATGGCGGATTACATAGTCCAAAAAACAGGAAAAGAAATTGCTTTCGGAACCCAGCTTGCCCTCGGAAAGCCGAACAACATAGTAAACGCGCTTTTCAGAAAGGCCAAAAACGATCCTGGAATCAAACTGAAAATCATGACAGCCCTTTCCCTTGAAACTCCAGTCAGCTCCAGCGAGCTTGAACACAGGATGCTTGGCCCCATAATAGAAAGAATCTGGGGCGGGTATGTTCCACTCGAATATGCGGCAGCGGCAAGAACTGGAAATCTTCCGCCTAATGTGGAGGTGAGCGAGTTCTTCTGCAAGGCAGGCGCGTTCATGGGTAATGATTATATGCAGCAGAATTATATCAGCACGAATTATACCTTTGCTGCCCGGGATGTCATTGCCCAGGGCGCCAATGTCGTCGGAGCACTGATCGGTAAAAAGGAAGTCTCCGGGAATACAAAAATCAGTCTTGGCTGCAATGGTGACACGACAATAGATCTCATTGATCTTCTCAGAAAAAAAGAGCGTGAGACCAGGATGAACAGTTGCGTCGTTGCCGAGGTCAATTCAACTCTACCCTTCATGTATGGAGACGCTCTTGGCGATCCTTCAATGTTTGACGCTGTTCTTGAAAATCCGTCCATTGAAACGCGGCTTTTCAGCATTCCAAGGGAAGCCGTCAGCACCGTTGATTATATGATAGGCCTTAATTCCAGCGCATTGATCCAGGACGACGGAACCATTCAGATAGGGATCGGCTCCCTTGGCGATGCAGTTGCCACGGCTTTAATTGCAAGGCAGAACAGGAATTCTGCCTATATAGATATTCTGGAAAGAAGCGGTGTTCTCGAAAACTCGGCTCAGATCATCGAGAAATGGGGCGCTACCGGAGTCTTTGAAAAAGGGCTTTATGGCTCTACGGAAATGTTTGTGGATGGACTTCTTCAGCTTTACAAAAATGGCATAATGAAGCGCAGATGCTATGATAATATTCATATCCAGAAACTTGTGAATGACGGCATTGGCGAAAACGGCGCCGTGACACCTTCCTTGCTTTGCGGCCTTGTCCAAAATGGCGCTATTGGGAAAATGCTTTCGACTGACGATTTTGACATGCTTGTGGAATATGGAATTTTCAAAAAAGGCCTGACCTTTGAAAGCGGTCATATAACAACTGATTCAGGATGTTATGAGGCTGATCTCGAAAACCCTGAAAACTTCAAAAAAATTGCGGAAAACTGTCTAGGAAACAAGCTTGAAAAAGGAGTCTGGATTCACGCAGGTTTTTACGCAGGCCCCCAGGATTTTTACGACACGATTCGCGATATGTCCGAAGAAGAGCGCATGCAGATCAATATGACCAGCGTGCTTAATGTGAATCAGCTTTATTCCAATAACAGGTATTCCAGCAGCGAGCTAAGGGTGCTTCAGAGGAAAAATTCCAGATTCATAAATACAGGACTCATGGTCACACTTCTGGGGGCAGTCGTTTCTGATGGCCTTGAAAACGGAAAGGTGATCAGTGGAGTCGGCGGTCAGTATAATTTTGTGTCCATGGCCCATGCCCTTGATGATGCGCGCGGAATAATAATGATAAGAAGCACAAGAGGAGAGGGCAGGAATATTGCCTCAAATATTGTGTTTAATTACGGGCATACAACAATTCCCCGCCATCTCAGGGATGTTGTTGTAACTGAATACGGAATTGCCGACATACGCTCAAAAAGCGACAGCGAAATCATTCAGGCGCTTCTGAATATAGCTGATTCAAGATTTCAGGAAACCCTGCTTAGTCAGGCCAAAAAGGCTCGGAAAGTTCCGGCTGGTTATATCATCCCTGAGAGATTCAGGAACAACACTCCTGAAAAACTGGAGAAAATTATTGCTCCATCCAGAAATGCCGGTCTTTTCCCTGCATTTCCGTTTGGCACTGATTTCACTGAAGAAGAGATTGTTCTCGGTAAGTCTCTAAGGGAATTCAAGGCCAATGCCAAAGAAAACAGGCTTTCCACAGCAGGCGGTATTATTGGTTCGTGGTTTTCCGCTCCTCCGTCAGGGGCAGGAAGATATCTCGAAAGATTGAAGCTCGACAGACCGAAAAGCATGAGGGAAAAACTCATGCAGAAAGTAGTGGTAAACGCTCTTCAGCTGTCCGGAGCGATATGA
- a CDS encoding DUF3999 domain-containing protein, with product MKKYLAVVLFILMAFPAYAGKSEISDFGCALELDITQESAIARIVIPDQVYECVTRQDLGDLRVFSPDGNVFPHTIKKPEYSQGEAPAPVELPFFPVYRDENHNGDISMRVETGAGGSIIDVKTGSGEKKSETEAPTSWLIDATSAEKPFSGLVVEWSGAVNLVFDVIIEAGDDLSRLRRISGPVTLADLDYGGHRLSRNRADIPLIKVKYLRLSWPNEAGGARISSIKAVFPKPGVQPEMKWKEVHGQKASAAMGAVSGKTVYEFDTNGVFPVERIEMQIPAGLGVLQGTLMSRPDLASNWRVRYTGTFYDLMVNGKTINGGQASIAYGTDRFWEFETSQESAFKNTAIPMLKIGWVPHELYFVPGSSKNCVLAFGKQGVTLPSDNAVDSLLSQLFKDSSFKPALAVVSNVKNHNRNPPVRSFPIRKWLLWGVLVLGVAVIGFMAYRLYRQMGDK from the coding sequence ATGAAAAAATACCTGGCCGTAGTTTTATTTATATTAATGGCGTTTCCGGCTTATGCAGGAAAATCCGAAATTTCTGATTTCGGATGCGCACTTGAACTTGATATTACCCAGGAATCGGCAATTGCCAGAATTGTTATTCCTGATCAGGTTTATGAATGCGTGACGAGGCAGGATCTTGGAGACTTGCGGGTATTCAGTCCTGACGGGAATGTGTTTCCGCACACAATAAAAAAGCCTGAGTATTCCCAGGGCGAGGCTCCAGCTCCTGTTGAACTTCCATTTTTTCCTGTTTACAGAGACGAAAACCATAATGGTGATATTTCCATGAGGGTTGAAACAGGTGCAGGCGGTTCCATTATTGATGTCAAGACCGGATCAGGAGAGAAAAAATCTGAAACTGAAGCTCCTACGTCATGGCTTATTGACGCGACTTCCGCAGAGAAGCCTTTTTCAGGGCTTGTTGTGGAATGGTCGGGTGCAGTCAATCTTGTTTTTGATGTGATAATTGAGGCTGGAGATGATCTTTCAAGGCTGAGAAGAATATCCGGGCCAGTAACCCTTGCTGATCTTGATTACGGTGGGCACAGGCTTTCCAGAAACAGGGCGGATATCCCCCTGATCAAAGTTAAATACCTTCGCCTTTCCTGGCCTAATGAAGCAGGAGGCGCAAGAATTTCCTCAATAAAGGCCGTATTCCCAAAGCCAGGAGTTCAGCCTGAAATGAAATGGAAAGAAGTGCATGGCCAGAAAGCCAGTGCTGCAATGGGAGCTGTTTCAGGCAAAACAGTCTATGAGTTTGATACAAACGGCGTTTTTCCTGTGGAGCGTATAGAGATGCAGATTCCTGCCGGGCTTGGTGTTCTTCAGGGGACTTTGATGTCAAGGCCTGATCTTGCCTCGAACTGGCGAGTAAGGTACACAGGGACATTCTATGATCTGATGGTTAATGGGAAAACCATAAATGGAGGTCAGGCTTCAATTGCATATGGGACGGACAGATTCTGGGAATTTGAGACCTCTCAAGAATCTGCCTTTAAAAATACTGCTATTCCCATGCTTAAAATAGGATGGGTTCCCCATGAACTTTATTTTGTTCCAGGCTCAAGCAAAAACTGCGTTCTTGCCTTTGGTAAACAGGGCGTAACTCTTCCATCTGACAATGCGGTTGATTCTCTTTTATCCCAACTTTTCAAAGACTCTTCTTTCAAACCGGCTTTGGCGGTGGTTTCCAATGTGAAAAATCATAACCGTAATCCACCTGTCAGGTCTTTCCCAATCAGAAAATGGCTGCTTTGGGGAGTGCTTGTTTTGGGTGTCGCTGTGATAGGTTTTATGGCTTACAGGCTTTACAGGCAGATGGGGGATAAGTAG
- a CDS encoding sigma-54 interaction domain-containing protein, with translation MINANPDLSPDLFREVTLRICGSLNIDEAVYDVFTYLKKQLPLDAILISVYEAGVKAARVIAMAYGDRGFLVDEYVPLSESAWKSIGKWEEESKIETIPWIRDHTHPINIEMVRLLQKGILVDRAIRGDEFCSITCALKIKKTIIGNLTLCAWGAEHYNTSHAELIKEINEPFAIALSNTLRYLDMERDKKALLKEVRQKAGDVMIGADAGLVEVRRLIEHVSPTDSPVILLGETGTGKEVVAAELHRLSRRSQGPFIRLNCGGIPESLIDSELFGHEKGAFTGAFERSAGRFERADGGTLFLDEIGELPQAAQVKLLRVLQSGEFERVGGGRLLKANVRIIAATHRNLQSMIHHGSFRSDLWYRLNVFPIKIPPLRERKQDIPAMIHHFIRTKSFEMNLPYRPELAPGELETLMSYDWPGNVRELQNLVERAIILSKGKPLKFGIGTRESAPECHSSASDNEKIMTCDEATAAHIRFVLKKCGWKISGQGGAAGTLGMNPSSLRSRMKKMGIGFRREI, from the coding sequence ATGATTAATGCAAATCCTGATCTTTCCCCTGATCTATTCAGGGAAGTTACCCTCAGAATCTGTGGCAGCCTCAACATAGACGAAGCTGTTTATGATGTTTTCACATATCTAAAAAAACAGCTTCCCCTGGATGCTATCCTAATCAGTGTCTATGAGGCCGGAGTCAAGGCGGCCAGGGTCATAGCAATGGCTTATGGAGACAGGGGCTTCCTTGTGGATGAATACGTGCCCCTTTCCGAATCAGCGTGGAAATCCATTGGCAAATGGGAGGAAGAGTCAAAAATAGAGACCATTCCCTGGATCAGGGATCATACCCATCCGATAAATATTGAAATGGTCAGGCTCCTCCAGAAAGGGATTCTTGTGGACAGGGCCATACGCGGTGATGAATTCTGTAGCATAACCTGCGCCCTTAAAATCAAAAAAACCATAATAGGCAATCTCACCCTCTGCGCCTGGGGGGCCGAACATTACAACACTTCCCACGCAGAACTCATAAAGGAAATAAACGAACCATTCGCCATAGCACTTTCAAACACCCTCAGATACCTTGACATGGAAAGGGACAAAAAGGCGCTCTTAAAGGAAGTTCGCCAAAAGGCCGGAGATGTGATGATCGGAGCCGACGCAGGGCTTGTGGAAGTAAGAAGGCTTATTGAACACGTCTCTCCTACAGACAGCCCTGTGATTCTGCTCGGAGAAACAGGCACAGGAAAAGAAGTGGTGGCGGCTGAACTTCACAGGCTTTCAAGAAGATCCCAGGGGCCTTTCATTCGTCTCAACTGTGGAGGAATTCCTGAATCACTCATCGATTCCGAGCTGTTCGGACACGAAAAAGGCGCTTTTACAGGGGCTTTTGAAAGATCGGCAGGCAGGTTCGAGCGCGCCGACGGAGGGACTCTTTTTCTCGATGAAATCGGAGAACTGCCCCAGGCCGCCCAGGTAAAACTTCTTAGGGTGCTCCAGAGCGGCGAGTTCGAAAGGGTCGGAGGGGGCAGGCTTCTCAAGGCCAATGTAAGAATCATAGCTGCCACGCACCGCAATCTCCAGTCAATGATTCACCACGGCTCGTTCAGATCTGATTTATGGTACAGGCTCAATGTTTTCCCTATAAAAATTCCTCCACTCAGGGAAAGAAAACAGGACATACCCGCAATGATTCATCATTTCATAAGAACAAAAAGCTTTGAAATGAATTTGCCGTACAGGCCTGAACTGGCGCCGGGAGAACTTGAAACCCTCATGTCATACGACTGGCCCGGGAATGTAAGGGAACTCCAGAATCTTGTGGAACGAGCCATAATACTATCCAAAGGCAAACCTCTGAAATTCGGGATAGGAACGAGGGAATCAGCGCCTGAATGTCATTCCTCGGCATCGGACAATGAAAAAATAATGACCTGCGATGAAGCCACCGCCGCCCACATCAGATTTGTCCTTAAAAAATGCGGGTGGAAAATATCAGGTCAGGGAGGAGCAGCCGGAACTCTCGGAATGAACCCAAGCTCACTCAGAAGCAGAATGAAAAAAATGGGGATAGGTTTCAGGCGTGAGATATAA
- a CDS encoding cold shock domain-containing protein produces MMVQFGSEKIPIENQSNQIEAEGTVSWFIKRGNMLFGYIESTCGKEVYFDTSSLMMPECADISTGDKVRFVIVKIDLGDGARKVRKIDAGTTYSAGKVL; encoded by the coding sequence ATGATGGTTCAATTTGGCTCGGAAAAGATTCCGATTGAAAATCAAAGCAATCAGATTGAAGCCGAGGGCACTGTAAGCTGGTTCATTAAGCGCGGAAACATGCTGTTTGGTTATATTGAAAGCACTTGCGGGAAGGAGGTTTATTTTGACACCTCATCCCTGATGATGCCGGAGTGCGCTGATATATCCACAGGAGACAAGGTGCGTTTCGTTATTGTAAAAATTGATCTTGGTGACGGTGCCCGCAAGGTCAGGAAAATTGATGCTGGAACCACATATTCTGCCGGAAAAGTACTTTAG
- a CDS encoding DUF4881 domain-containing protein codes for MKKSCRIIVMTATLLGFMASFACAEEVSGRCVTYDKTKNTISIIKDFNNNKTKPDFQLPLLTYSLPEGTTVKDGKRIKLDLTENKLKYYDDTTNSLKTIDFKLVEKKENIQPLDKIVVGEKFPAIDKAKKTVTIYSKRQKVLTVISVDDNALSLPEKIYDSGDDIKITVGEPGKAVKVEK; via the coding sequence ATGAAAAAAAGCTGCCGAATCATTGTCATGACCGCTACGTTGCTTGGATTCATGGCCTCTTTTGCATGTGCTGAAGAAGTCAGCGGGAGGTGCGTGACATATGATAAAACAAAAAACACAATCTCCATCATCAAGGATTTCAATAATAACAAGACCAAGCCAGACTTTCAGCTTCCGTTACTGACATATTCATTGCCGGAAGGAACCACTGTTAAGGACGGAAAAAGAATCAAGCTTGATCTGACCGAAAACAAGCTTAAATACTACGACGATACTACAAATTCGCTTAAAACCATTGATTTCAAATTGGTTGAAAAAAAAGAAAATATTCAGCCTTTGGATAAAATTGTGGTGGGCGAAAAATTTCCGGCCATAGACAAGGCAAAAAAGACCGTTACCATTTATTCCAAAAGACAAAAGGTTCTGACAGTCATTTCTGTTGATGACAATGCATTGTCCTTACCAGAAAAAATCTATGATAGCGGAGATGATATTAAAATAACAGTTGGCGAACCTGGCAAAGCAGTTAAGGTAGAAAAGTAA
- a CDS encoding MBL fold metallo-hydrolase, which yields MKKRPAFFSAIIFLTGILSVIQACQHPVPTDNSLSSPSHESGETDQNTPQRSKFSALMDYFVGGAKRIPDTSPGPFSTDLNALNKKQGDGLQITWLGHSTVLMTIEGKRFLTDPVWSRRCSPVSFMGPKRFFEAPIRLKDLPKLDAILISHDHYDHLDKETILFIANNTDTPFYMPYGVGKHFRDWGVPEKRINEYRWWDEIKLGNTHTLALTPARHFSGRTLFDRNSTLWASWVIMGKEKKVYFGGDSGMFPGFSAIGEKYGPFDITMLEIGAFDKAWSDIHLGPLNAIKAHKMLNGKTMMPIHWGTFNLALHAWDEPIETLISTARSEDCELFIPTPGKIYGYHNLTAYSMWWREKTEFQAQAPTEPAEVEAAN from the coding sequence TTGAAAAAAAGGCCGGCATTTTTTTCTGCAATTATCTTTTTAACAGGAATTCTGTCTGTAATACAGGCCTGCCAGCATCCCGTTCCGACGGACAACAGCCTATCAAGCCCAAGTCATGAATCAGGAGAAACTGACCAGAATACACCCCAACGCTCAAAATTCAGCGCGCTCATGGATTATTTCGTAGGCGGCGCAAAAAGAATACCTGACACTTCGCCCGGTCCATTTTCTACAGATCTGAACGCATTGAACAAAAAACAAGGGGATGGCCTTCAGATAACATGGCTTGGCCATTCCACTGTCCTCATGACAATCGAAGGTAAAAGATTTCTTACTGACCCTGTCTGGAGCAGAAGATGTTCGCCTGTATCGTTCATGGGGCCAAAAAGGTTCTTTGAAGCGCCTATCAGACTCAAAGATCTGCCGAAACTTGATGCAATCCTTATTTCCCACGATCATTATGATCATCTGGACAAGGAAACAATCCTGTTCATCGCAAACAATACGGATACTCCTTTTTATATGCCATATGGAGTCGGAAAACATTTCAGGGACTGGGGAGTGCCGGAAAAAAGGATAAATGAATACAGGTGGTGGGACGAAATAAAATTAGGAAATACACACACACTTGCTCTTACTCCTGCCCGCCATTTTTCAGGACGTACCCTTTTTGACAGAAATTCAACCTTATGGGCGTCATGGGTTATCATGGGCAAAGAAAAAAAAGTATATTTCGGCGGCGATTCAGGAATGTTTCCAGGATTTAGCGCAATAGGAGAAAAGTACGGGCCTTTTGACATTACAATGCTTGAAATCGGAGCATTCGACAAAGCATGGAGCGACATTCACCTCGGCCCTTTAAATGCCATCAAGGCCCATAAAATGCTGAACGGAAAAACCATGATGCCGATTCACTGGGGAACATTCAATCTTGCTCTCCACGCCTGGGATGAACCTATTGAAACCCTTATCAGCACAGCCAGATCGGAAGATTGTGAACTGTTTATTCCAACCCCTGGCAAAATCTATGGTTATCACAACCTGACAGCATATTCTATGTGGTGGAGAGAAAAGACAGAATTCCAGGCCCAGGCACCAACTGAGCCTGCTGAAGTTGAGGCAGCAAATTAG